In the genome of Anaerosporomusa subterranea, the window TATATTCAAGCCTTTTAGCAGGCAGGCCTTTGCTATAATCTCCTAAATTACGTTACTAATTATCCTATATTTCTACTAAGGCACCACATGCGGATCTCGCTGTCGCAAGTGTTGTCTTCCTAAAATCATAGGTGGAGGCCACACTTGCACAAGCTTAGCTTAAGAAGTAGGCATCCAACATCATATATAAATGAGTACAACAGTAACTCGCAAGACCACAAGGAAGTGCTGACCGGCACGTCTAGGAAGAGAGCAGAGAATGGGTACGGAACAATCGCTTAACGCTAGAAGGGAAAAACTTGTACCCCAAGAGGAAAGAACCGATTGAGCGAAGCCCATGCAGATGCCAAGCAACTGCATGGGCTTCGCTACTACCGGTTGTGGGGTCGGGAAAACGTACAGGAGAATGAAAAGAATCGTTACCCACTTGTCCAAGAAGGCACAATGAGGGGAACGACCTTTTTTATACGGCTTGGCAGAAGGGTTTGGCATAAAAAACGAGAGTTGATTCTGGTTATATTCTTGAAGACGACTTTGCTATGAACTTTTTGGCTTTTTAAAACATCCTGCTACCTGCTTTTCTCGGTAATTATCCACTTAAATCTTACCATTTTCTTGCCATCTAGAGATAGAAAACCCGCTTAAAACTTGCGTTCTAAGCGGGTTTTTCTACTGTGTTTTCACACAGCCCCTTTACAGTTTGCTTTTATTAAATGTGGTACTACGGGGAACCTATTTTTGACAAAACATAAGATAATTTTAAGAGAGAACGACCGTGAGCTGAAAAAAAATCCGCCCGAGTAATATCTGCGATTTTTTCTATTCTGTATCGTAATGTACTAGGGTGAATGTGGAGTTCCTGGGCTGCATTTTCCAAAGTCTTAGAAAAAAGACACTTTTCCAAAGTCACCCACAAAGCTGCTTTGTATTTTTCATCATACATTTTGATAGGATTCAAAATTTTTTTAATAATTTCTTCATGTTCACTACTACCTAAGCTATGTGAAATCAGACCTTCTTCGATGAACTCGCTATAAGGAAATACTCTTGAACTAGGCTTAAAAGCCTTGCCAAATTTCAAGGCTTTCTTTGCTTGTTCATAACAATTTGGCAACTGCCTAAGATCATTTTCTATTAGACTAAACCCGAAATCAACCTGACTTTCTTCTTTGTAGCTCTTTCCGTTGATAAATCCAGTTAAAGCCCGACAAATAGCCGACTCTTGTAGGTATGGAGAACTATCACCAAGCGAAACAATTGCGATCAAGTCAGATCCTTTAATAAAAAGTGCACTGTTAAGAAATACATTTCTCACTTTTGTATTCCAATGATGATATAAAAATTGCAAAGAATCCCTACGATTCTCCTGTCGCGAAGACAGAATAATTATTAAGTGAAACTTTTGCGGAGTTAATCCCAGCAATTTAACTCGGTCTTGAATAAATGACTCATCCGCATAACGGTTAAATAGAATTTGGTCTACTATCGCCGTAATCATGCGTTGTTCTGTCTCTATTTTTAAGTGCTGTTCCAGGAATTTTATCGACATAAACGAAATCATCTGCTTAACAAAAAGCATTTCCGAATCATGTATCGGATTCATCGGCTTTATAATCAAATAGCCCATGGTTTGGTTATAAACATAA includes:
- a CDS encoding PucR family transcriptional regulator produces the protein MTVTVSKLCELPIFQEGFELVAGREGLTNNVQHVTVAEVPDFTDFDLGSQLFVLTTLYAYSDNLEHATNAVIKLCEKNISALAIKVNRFFDEIPASIKKVADDHSVPLFSVKKNVAFRAVINEISSEIIDSQLKTIKSLNQQHEDLMGLILEGDKLETFVKILGENLHCFCACLAFDKTILAQYTTAGFAENSNNMKDLIDKIDDLPEGVSTYAFIEEYMVFPCYVYNQTMGYLIIKPMNPIHDSEMLFVKQMISFMSIKFLEQHLKIETEQRMITAIVDQILFNRYADESFIQDRVKLLGLTPQKFHLIIILSSRQENRRDSLQFLYHHWNTKVRNVFLNSALFIKGSDLIAIVSLGDSSPYLQESAICRALTGFINGKSYKEESQVDFGFSLIENDLRQLPNCYEQAKKALKFGKAFKPSSRVFPYSEFIEEGLISHSLGSSEHEEIIKKILNPIKMYDEKYKAALWVTLEKCLFSKTLENAAQELHIHPSTLRYRIEKIADITRADFFSAHGRSLLKLSYVLSKIGSP